A window of Sphingobium herbicidovorans contains these coding sequences:
- a CDS encoding MlaE family lipid ABC transporter permease subunit, with amino-acid sequence MNKAADLVEETRDGGTVIRIQGHLSIACLHDLPARLDAVTGPVAAIDLSGVDHMDTIGAWTVHRTAKRLECDVTGGNEDARRLIDAVGKLDEPVSIRPDHAPPWQRVVGQIGEAVVNAGSTLFGLLGFFGSTLVASWNVIRHPSRFRVNAVVQRFEVVGVSALGIIGLMSFLIGIVIAQQGSVQLRQFGMEMLTINLVGRLTFRELGVLMTAIMVAGRSGSAFAAQLGTMKLTEEIDAMRTIGVSPMEALVLPRTLAVVIMMPLLGFYSSVVAVIGGGFLCAVALDIPPITFIQRLREVVPITDLWVGLLKAPVFGVIIALSGCFQGMQVKGNAEEVGLRTTSAVVQAIFLVIVIDAFFAVFFTWVGWN; translated from the coding sequence ATGAATAAAGCCGCCGATCTTGTCGAAGAAACGCGCGATGGCGGTACTGTCATTCGTATTCAGGGGCATCTTTCGATTGCATGCCTGCATGATCTGCCCGCGCGGCTGGACGCCGTAACAGGGCCGGTCGCGGCCATCGACCTGTCCGGTGTCGATCATATGGACACGATCGGCGCCTGGACCGTGCATCGCACCGCCAAGCGGCTGGAATGTGACGTCACCGGGGGAAATGAGGATGCACGACGGCTGATCGACGCGGTCGGCAAGCTCGACGAACCGGTCAGCATCCGGCCCGATCATGCGCCGCCCTGGCAGCGCGTCGTCGGCCAGATCGGCGAGGCCGTCGTCAACGCGGGCTCGACACTGTTCGGCCTCCTGGGATTTTTCGGCAGCACGCTGGTGGCGAGCTGGAACGTCATCCGCCACCCCAGCCGTTTCCGCGTCAATGCGGTGGTTCAGCGGTTCGAGGTGGTCGGCGTATCCGCGCTGGGCATCATCGGCCTCATGAGCTTCCTGATCGGCATCGTCATCGCCCAGCAGGGATCGGTGCAGCTGCGCCAGTTCGGCATGGAAATGCTGACGATCAACCTGGTGGGCCGCCTCACCTTCCGTGAACTGGGCGTGTTGATGACCGCCATCATGGTGGCCGGTCGTTCAGGCTCCGCCTTCGCGGCGCAGCTGGGCACGATGAAGCTTACCGAAGAAATTGACGCCATGCGCACCATCGGCGTTTCCCCGATGGAGGCGCTGGTGCTGCCGCGCACGCTGGCGGTCGTCATCATGATGCCGCTGCTTGGCTTCTATTCCTCTGTCGTGGCGGTGATCGGCGGCGGCTTCCTGTGCGCCGTGGCGCTCGACATCCCGCCCATCACCTTCATCCAGCGATTGCGGGAGGTGGTGCCGATTACCGACCTGTGGGTCGGCCTGCTGAAAGCGCCGGTATTCGGCGTCATCATCGCGCTGTCCGGCTGTTTCCAGGGCATGCAGGTCAAGGGCAATGCCGAGGAAGTCGGGCTGCGGACGACATCCGCCGTGGTTCAGGCGATATTCCTCGTGATCGTCATCGACGCCTTCTTCGCCGTATTCTTCACCTGGGTAGGCTGGAACTGA
- a CDS encoding MlaD family protein, translated as METRSNHVLVGTVTLLLLAAIMIAAFWFSRLSEGDNMEYDIFFKQSVNGLAKGSSVNYSGVPSGQVEKIELWKRDPSFVKVRISVREGTPVLQGTTATIAGVGFTGVSEIVLDGAVKGAPPIGCPEPNPLTACPDGVPVIPTKPGALGELLNNAPQLLERLSTLTERLTELLNDKNQQSIAGILTNLERVSGALADRSPEIAATLAEARIAVQRTGIAAEQIGKLAATTDSMLTDEGKPLMADLRKSVQSATRSIDTLDKTIAEAQPGVRAFSNQTMPEVNQLVRDLREMSRAFRGVAEKLDQQGAGSIVGSPKLPDYKP; from the coding sequence ATGGAAACCCGCTCCAACCATGTGCTGGTGGGCACGGTCACGCTGCTGCTGCTGGCGGCGATCATGATCGCTGCCTTCTGGTTCTCGCGCCTCTCCGAGGGCGACAACATGGAATATGACATCTTCTTCAAACAGTCGGTGAACGGCTTGGCCAAGGGGTCGAGCGTCAACTATTCGGGCGTTCCTTCCGGTCAGGTCGAAAAGATCGAATTGTGGAAGCGTGACCCGAGTTTCGTGAAGGTGCGCATCTCCGTGAGAGAGGGCACCCCCGTTCTGCAGGGCACCACCGCCACCATAGCGGGCGTGGGTTTCACTGGCGTCAGCGAAATCGTGCTGGACGGTGCGGTCAAGGGCGCGCCGCCGATCGGCTGCCCGGAACCGAACCCGCTCACCGCCTGCCCTGATGGCGTGCCCGTCATCCCGACCAAGCCCGGAGCGTTGGGCGAGCTGCTCAACAATGCGCCGCAGCTGCTGGAACGCCTGTCCACGCTGACCGAACGGCTGACGGAACTGCTGAATGACAAGAATCAGCAATCCATCGCTGGCATCCTGACCAATCTCGAACGCGTGTCGGGCGCTCTGGCCGATCGCAGTCCTGAAATCGCCGCCACTCTGGCCGAGGCGCGCATTGCCGTTCAGCGCACCGGCATCGCCGCCGAGCAGATCGGCAAGCTGGCCGCGACCACCGACTCCATGCTGACGGACGAAGGCAAGCCCCTGATGGCGGACCTGCGCAAGAGCGTGCAGTCCGCCACCCGCAGCATCGACACGCTCGACAAGACGATTGCCGAAGCGCAGCCGGGCGTTCGGGCGTTCAGCAACCAGACGATGCCCGAAGTGAACCAGTTGGTCCGCGATCTTCGCGAAATGTCGCGGGCCTTCCGCGGCGTCGCTGAAAAGTTGGACCAGCAGGGCGCGGGATCAATCGTCGGATCACCCAAATTGCCGGATTACAAGCCATGA
- a CDS encoding ABC transporter ATP-binding protein, with protein MSEEEEVAAEEARVNKAIEASDIAISVRGLKNSFGDQVVHENLDLDVRKGEILGVVGGSGTGKSVLMRSIIGLQTPDEGEVRVFGESMIGRLDDEALAVRKRWGVLFQGGALFSTLTVAENVEVPIREYYPNIGPQLRDEIAAYKIRLTGLPAEAGPKYPAELSGGMKKRAGLARALALDPDLLFLDEPTAGLDPIGAAAFDDQTRKLQETLGLTVFLITHDLDTLYSICDRVAVLADGKVIAVGTIDELLATDHSWIQEYFNGPRGRAATAAVTREREKTAGQPSDGRR; from the coding sequence ATGTCCGAGGAAGAGGAAGTCGCAGCCGAGGAAGCACGCGTCAACAAGGCCATCGAAGCCAGCGATATCGCCATTTCCGTGCGTGGGCTGAAAAACAGCTTCGGCGATCAGGTCGTGCACGAAAATCTCGATCTGGACGTGCGCAAGGGCGAGATTCTGGGCGTGGTCGGCGGATCGGGCACCGGCAAGTCGGTGCTGATGCGATCGATCATCGGGCTTCAGACCCCCGATGAAGGCGAAGTCCGCGTCTTTGGCGAATCCATGATCGGCCGCCTGGACGATGAGGCCCTGGCGGTGCGCAAGCGCTGGGGCGTGCTGTTTCAGGGAGGCGCGCTGTTCTCGACGCTCACGGTCGCCGAAAATGTCGAAGTGCCGATCCGCGAATATTATCCCAATATCGGGCCACAGCTGCGTGACGAGATCGCCGCCTACAAAATTCGCCTCACTGGCTTGCCCGCTGAAGCCGGTCCCAAATATCCCGCCGAATTGTCGGGCGGCATGAAAAAGCGCGCGGGCCTGGCGCGGGCTCTGGCCCTTGATCCGGACCTGCTGTTCCTGGACGAGCCGACCGCCGGTCTCGATCCGATCGGCGCCGCCGCCTTTGACGATCAGACCCGCAAGCTGCAGGAAACGCTGGGCCTCACCGTATTTCTCATCACCCATGACCTCGACACCCTCTATTCGATCTGCGACCGGGTGGCGGTGCTGGCCGATGGAAAGGTGATCGCCGTAGGGACGATCGACGAGCTGTTGGCGACTGACCACAGCTGGATACAGGAATATTTCAACGGCCCTCGCGGCCGGGCCGCCACTGCGGCGGTGACCCGTGAACGAGAAAAGACGGCCGGACAGCCATCGGACGGAAGGCGATAG